Within the Osmerus eperlanus chromosome 10, fOsmEpe2.1, whole genome shotgun sequence genome, the region GGAAGATAAAGAAGACGGATCTAGAAATTGAATTGCTAGAACACCAGCTGCAGGTGggtgcatggtcacaggtgagtgAGTGTTAATTGTCAGAACAATATATTAATATTAATTGTTgcatttctatttgtaggcaataaAGAAGACAAAATGAAATGGTAATGATTTGTGTTTATTTCAGTGTCAGGGTTGCTGGAAGTGTGTGCGGCACAGTATGTCTCTGACTTCTCTCCCATTTTGGACATCTGCAGGTTGGAGGGGATGGTCATCCTCAGGGTCGTTTTGTACGGCAGGGTGTTGCTCTCCTCTAATAGTGGCAATATTATGAAGAACAACACATGCCACAATAATATCACATGCCCTCTCTGGTTTTACCCTCAGTCTACGTAGGCACTGGAACCGGGCTTTGAGAATGCCTATGGTCATCTCCACCCGGGCTCTAGTCCTGCAGTGGGCCACATTGTACCACTGCTGAGGGCCCGGCTCAGGGTCATGGTAAGGGGTCATCAGAGTGGGCTGGCATGGGTACCCTCTGTCACCAAGCAGGTGGCCATGAAACTCTCCTGTAAGTATATAGTGGGTACATTGTGAGTGTGGTAGAAGATGCAGACAAGGGAATGTTATTTGTTCAAAGCTTAACTTACCATTTGCAACTCTGTTGCTCAGGGTAGACTCGCGATATATCCTTGAGTCATGTACCGAGCCAGGCCATTTGGCCTCCACATTTGAGATCAAATGTGCTGCATCACATATAATCTTGCCAGTGCAGAGAAGAGATATTAGCTGCAATATTTTAAAGTTGTGCTGTAGTCTTTATTATTGTAAATCTACCTGCACATTAATGCTGTGGAATGACTTCCTATTCACATAGTCTCCTTCATTAATGGATGGAGCTATGATGGGGATGTGGGTGCCATCAATGCAGCCAATCACATTGGGAAATCCTGCAAAATGGAAAGGATTTACTCATCCCAGTCTGAGATTGCAACATTGTCATTCACATGATTTCAAATTTCTTCATTGACTTAAACTGAATGTGTGCTACATCAGTCACCTGAAATCATGTGAAATTCCTCTTTGATGGTCCTTAGAGGTTTGTGCCCAGGAAAGACTACGTAGGTCTGCAGTAGGCCTTTCAGTGCCAGGGCCA harbors:
- the LOC134028325 gene encoding putative nuclease HARBI1, which produces MICVALRFFANGSFLYNIGNAEHLGKATVCRAIRKVALALKGLLQTYVVFPGHKPLRTIKEEFHMISGFPNVIGCIDGTHIPIIAPSINEGDYVNRKSFHSINVQIICDAAHLISNVEAKWPGSVHDSRIYRESTLSNRVANGEFHGHLLGDRGYPCQPTLMTPYHDPEPGPQQWYNVAHCRTRARVEMTIGILKARFQCLRRLRVKPERACDIIVACVVLHNIATIRGEQHPAVQNDPEDDHPLQPADVQNGREVRDILCRTHFQQP